The sequence CTAGGCCTGCTTCGTTGGCAAAAGAGGCTACAGCAATTTGAGCTATTTTATGGGTCACTGAGTCTACTCCATTGCTATATACCCCGGTAATTACTCCACTTTGGTCGATACTGTAATCTGTTAGTGTATGCGCTTTATTGGTAAAATCATAACTAATAAGGCCAGCACCATCAGCATCAGTTGGAGTAACCCCATCCTCTTGATTGACCCCAAGCGTAATTTGATATTTTCCGTTGAGGTATTTTACGACATACTCCCCATTGCCAGGGGTATCAGAAGTCGATAAGGTATACTTAAGATCATCTAAATAAACATTTGCTCCTGCTTGAGGCGGATAGTCTACAGTTATCTGCGTCGCACTATCCACAGTTATATTCGTATTGTTAGTGCCCGAACCCGCAGGATCAATATAGTGGATCGTTGCTAAAGAGGAAGCTGAATCAAAGTTCGAAGCAAATGTTAAAATTCCACTACTTGGATCATATGAAAATTGACCTTCCGCTGGGGTAGAACCTATCGGAACCCTTGTCATCCCATCAATAGTCAGATTTTCTGCATTAGTAATACCAAAATCATACTCTGGGTGGTTAGCAGCATCCAGGTCTGCCACAGGGACTGGCCCATCTTCTGACTCCCGTATCGGGAAAAATGAATCTGTTGCCAATTTATCTCCAAGTTTAAACCTAATATCTGATGCCGCCCCCCATACAACTGGGGTTGTATCATCCGCACCCCAGCTATACCCTTGAACCTTGGCTCCAGTTGCGGGATCAATAAGAGTTCCTGCACTATCTTGCCCGAATCCACCGGCCCGAGTATATACCTGCTGTCCGTTATTATTCAAGACAAAGAATCCGGACCCTTGCAACATCATATCTGTGGCGTTCCCTGTTGATTGCGAACTTCCTTGAGTCATAATTTGGTCGATAGAGCCCAGCATTACTCCTAATCCGACTTGCACAGTGTTTGTTCCGCCTTGGTTCGCAGTGGGGGCAGAAGCCCCTTTCAAGTTCTGGCTTAGCATTGTTGAAAAGGATACTCTACTCCGCTTATAGCCGGTTGTATTTACGTTAGAAATGTTATTTCCGATAACATCCATTTTGACCTGGTGGTTTTTTAACCCCGAAATGGCTGAATATAATGAACGCATCATAAGATGTTTTTCCTCCTCATTGGTGGTTTTTCTGCATCATGCAGGTTTCTTATAGACTTAAATTATTTCAGTATCGGTGTTATCATCTGTATTGATAACATCTTCATTATCATTACTTGTATCTGTTTCTGTTTCTGTGGCTGTGTCCGGATCAGTATTTGTATCCGATACCGTATCCAGCTCTAGGTCTGTTTCATCCTCTGTATTTTCTACTGGCTCCTCAACATTCGGAGCAACTACAGGAGTAGGCTCCTTAATAAGTGTCAGCAGCCCCAATTCGATATCCTTCAAAGATCCATCAGCCTTGCGAACCTGAAGCTTTGGATCTCCATCAAGCCACTTTACTGCTTCGACAGTACCCTCTATAACGGTGACTCCGTCAACATCTACTCCGCTTACCCATTTACCAATCATCGCCGCTCCTTGGGTAAGGGCTGACTGTTGGGAAAAAAAGCTCATACTCTTGGACAAGGTTTCCATTGAAGTGGCAATATTGTTCATCTGCTCTAAGGAACTGAAGGAGGCCAATTGGGCAATAGACTCTTTGTTATCTACAGGATTCAAAGGATCCTGATTTTGTAGCTGAGCAACCAATAACTTGAGAAAATCGTCCTTTCCCAGCGAATCATTTGTTACGATTCCTTGGCTTCCATTTGTATTTGTACCGCTGGGTGAAGAGGTTTTGTAAGTTGTCCCATTAACGTTACTCATAGCAGCCTCCTATGCTGTGACATTTATCCGATTATCTCCAACGCTATTATTGAAGACTGCATCTTGTTTCTCATCTTCAGAGAGTGGTTCATTCTGGTGAAATGTTCTTCTGGCCTCATCGCCCTGCTGTTGTTGTTGTCGTTCTCCGTTGTGACCCATTTCCAACGAGCCACAGTTCACACCTTGGTTTACTAAGTTGTGGCGCAGATCAGAAAGCTGATTCTGGAGAAGTTGCCCTGTAGCCGCTTCATTAGCGTGTACCTGTAAATGTACTTGCCCGCCTTCCCAGCGCAAAAGTATACGAACCTTTCCTAATTCCTCCGGATGGAGTTGAATATCTAATTCTTTCAGAGTGTGTTGGTTACTCATGACTTGCTCACGAACTACGCCTGAGATCTGTTCCCATAGTGGTAATCCGGCTGTTTTAACGTCAGAAGAAGTAAAAGAGACAATATTCGTAGGTGACCCAACTCCTAAGCTCGAAGATTGAGTTTGATCATCTTGTATGCCAGATACGTCGGTTTTAGAGCGATTTGCTTTATTAATCTCTTCACTTAGAGAGTTGAAATTCTGCAAAAGTCCTCGCTTCAAAAAACTGGTTCCTTCTGATCTTTGTTGAGTATTCGTTGAAAAAGTCCCATCTTTACGTGTAAGTAGAGTGCCTTCATGGTTTTCTGCCAAACCCATCAGATTACTTAGTTGTCCTTCGTTGGAATTCTTAGGGACTTTTTCTCCTCGAACCCTGTCCATTAACAATGGGAAAAGAGTTGCCAGAAGCGTAGCAGTCTTTGCGTTTAGTTCAGTGCCATTGTTATCACCACTGCTGTCAGCAAAGCTTTCAAGCAATTGGTTTATGTTATTTCGTCCTACGTTATTTTGGGAGTTCGAGGTATTGACATTATCTGACTCTTGAGTAATCTCATCAGACATGATCAATCCTTGAAGAAGCTTTGCTATTTCCAAGTTAAGGTTTTCTGCTTTAGCCGATTTAGGCACTGTCGAATTGACTAGACTATTAGTTAATTCTCCATCCTTCTCTAGTGCTGTCGTCCAACCTTGAATGAGCTTAGCCAATTCTTGAATTTCGTTGTTTCTAGTGGTTTGTACTTCTGAGGCACTCTCCTGTGGAGTGACGTCAGTTATCGTTCCAGATAGTGCTGCTAAGAGATCGTTTATTACCTGTCTATATTTATCCAATTCCGCATTTCCGAGGTTACCCCCCTGAGCGTATTGCGCCGACATCCGTTTCAACACAATACTCTCATCCGAGTTAAGTGATATTAGATTCATCAAATCAGCTTCAGCTAATGATGAATTGACAATTCCCTGACTCGTAATTTCTCCGGAATTGGCTTCCTTGCCTGCCGGAAGATCACTCTGAAACATGGGCAGTGATTGAAATAACCAGGCAAAGTTCCCATATCCGAGCATCCCCGTCCCATTTGATTCTTCTAAGCTCTGAATAGGGTCTCCTCCACCCTGCGCTTTTTCGCTATCCTGTCCTTCTTTAGAGTTCTGCCCTTTCGGATCTGAATTTGGTTGGATTAAATCGCCAAGAAATGATGCAAAGAGTGCTGCAGCATTTGCTGAGCTTTGTGAGCTAACTTTTCCTTCCGAGGGGTTTTCAACTTTAATTCTGCCCTTGAAGGAATCCGAAAGGACATTTATGTTTGACACCAGCCATCACCTCCCAATAAGACTCTAAGTCTTATATCGTCAAAATCTTGTTAAAACATTAGGATGATCCCTTATTTAAAACAAATTCTTCTTTTGTCGACTAAGTCTTCCTCTGAGCCTTAAGATCGCCTGAGAATGAAGCTGAGATATTCTGGATTCAGAAAGTTTCATAATTGCAGCAATTTCTTTCAGAGTTAATTCTTCCTGATAGTATAAGGCGACGACTAACTTTTCCTTTTCTGGCAATTTATCAATAGCAACAGCAAGAATCTGCTTTTGTTCGTCTTTCTCAACCGCTTGATAAGCATCTTGGGCCTCTGTATCTACAAGCAGATTCAGAGGTGTGCCACTGCTATCTCCATCATTATCCACGGTTGTTTCATCAAAGGAGGTCAAGGTTAAGATTTGTGCTTGAGCCAAGATGTTTTCAACTTCGACGACCTCTACTTGCAGCAAATCTGCGACTTCCTCCGCTGTAACCGCCCTGCCCAACCGATATTCTAACTCAGCAAAAGCGTCTTGAACTTTTTTTACCCTCTGTCTTGCCGAATGGGGAACCCAATCCATAGTTCGGAGTCCATCAATCATCGCACCCCGGATACGAATTGTGGCATAAGTTTCAAATTTAAACCCTCGCGCTGCTTCAAATCGTTCCAAGGCATCGAGTAAACCAAAAACACCATAACCAATGATATCATCCTCGTCGACATGAGGGGGCAGGGAAATTGCTAAACGCCCTGCAATTCGTTTAACTAACGGCAAATATCTCTCAATATGCTCTTGTTTCCAAGGCACTCGTGAAGCGGTTTCATAGGCATTCGGTATCAAATCTTACTCACCCCCAAAATCGTTGTTCAAGGTTCGTAGTTCGTGGTTCGAACCTCGTAATCCCCATTTACGGTTTTTTTCAAAAGTAGCCGCGGATATCTAGTCGTTGCCCTTCGAACACGAATATCAAATATCGAATTACGATTAATCCCAACCCATTCGTTTTACAATTTCAGCTTGACGCTCGCTATCCGGAAGCCCAGAACTTAGCTTACGGTCAACCTGCCCAGGAAATGCCGCCTCTTGTCCCGATGGAGCTTGAATCTCATCATCTCCAACTGGAGCTTGAATCTCATCATCTCCAACTGAGAAATCAATATTTGCCCCACGACCGTTATCAGGATCAATTTCGCCCTCTTCAGGTTTCTGAGGAGCAGTTCTTTCGAACAAAGTAAGTGTTCCTGTCATCAATAAGTACATAACCCCAAAGGAAATTGCTGCCCGAATCATTAAATCAAAGAGCTTAATCTCATTAAGCCAGCTTAGGACTAAGACAATAATCATAATACCTATAGAGAGGCGCATAGACCAAACTTGGTATAGTTCTCTGTTCTGGAGGTTCATTAAACCACCTTTTCTCCATGATTAATCGTTCTGATATGCAAGTCTCCTGTCCCCACATTAAAATGAATCGTGCGACCAAAACTTCCGCCCACATCCGCTACCAAAAGAGGAATTCCATGCCTCTTAAGTTCCTGCTCAACTGCCTCAGCATTGCGATCCCCAATCTTAAGAACCGGTGGCTTTCCCGGAAATGAAAACATCTGGGCACCACCAGCCATTTTAGCCCGCAGACGAGACTTACTGGCTCCCATACTCATAATATCTCTAACTAATAACTCCAGTGCTGTATCCGCATATTTTGCAGGGTTGCCCCCCAGGCTTCCATTAGCCGTTGGCAGCATAATATGAGCCATCCCACCAACTTTTAGTATCGGATCATGAACGCAGATTCCGATACAAGATCCTAATCCAGCGGTTAATAATAGAATCGGAGCAACAGCCGTTTTAAAATCAGCCATCCCAACAGTAATTACATCATTCATACTCCCATGGCCCCCAACAATTTCTTCAATGACCCTTCTTCAGGTAAAAAGATAAATTGCCCTTCGATTTTAGGAATTCCCGTAAGCTGTGTATCAATAAATAAGACCGTATCATCAAGTACCCCTTCTTCGAGGAAAATCGCATCTAAACTAGCACCGATCATGTCCACTGCCAAAGCAGGTACCGAAGGTTGAAGAGGGATTCCTGAAAATTGGGTTAAGGCCATAATAAAAGAACTCACTAAGATATTTCCCACTTCTTTTAAAGCCGATTGGGCCATTTCTCCCATATAAAGATCCATCGGTTCGTTGGTTCCAAATAATAACTGCACCACGATTTCTGCGCTTTCTACCGGAAAGAAAAATACTGCTTTTCCGGGAGC comes from Desulfosporosinus meridiei DSM 13257 and encodes:
- a CDS encoding FliA/WhiG family RNA polymerase sigma factor produces the protein MIPNAYETASRVPWKQEHIERYLPLVKRIAGRLAISLPPHVDEDDIIGYGVFGLLDALERFEAARGFKFETYATIRIRGAMIDGLRTMDWVPHSARQRVKKVQDAFAELEYRLGRAVTAEEVADLLQVEVVEVENILAQAQILTLTSFDETTVDNDGDSSGTPLNLLVDTEAQDAYQAVEKDEQKQILAVAIDKLPEKEKLVVALYYQEELTLKEIAAIMKLSESRISQLHSQAILRLRGRLSRQKKNLF
- a CDS encoding flagellar hook capping FlgD N-terminal domain-containing protein, encoding MSNVNGTTYKTSSPSGTNTNGSQGIVTNDSLGKDDFLKLLVAQLQNQDPLNPVDNKESIAQLASFSSLEQMNNIATSMETLSKSMSFFSQQSALTQGAAMIGKWVSGVDVDGVTVIEGTVEAVKWLDGDPKLQVRKADGSLKDIELGLLTLIKEPTPVVAPNVEEPVENTEDETDLELDTVSDTNTDPDTATETETDTSNDNEDVINTDDNTDTEII
- a CDS encoding chemotaxis protein CheD, with translation MNDVITVGMADFKTAVAPILLLTAGLGSCIGICVHDPILKVGGMAHIMLPTANGSLGGNPAKYADTALELLVRDIMSMGASKSRLRAKMAGGAQMFSFPGKPPVLKIGDRNAEAVEQELKRHGIPLLVADVGGSFGRTIHFNVGTGDLHIRTINHGEKVV
- a CDS encoding chemotaxis protein CheC, with amino-acid sequence MKITQFQLDALREIGNIGSAHAATALSTLLQRRIDMSVPEVWAVRFEELSAIVGQLDDPQAVIYVKVEGDAPGKAVFFFPVESAEIVVQLLFGTNEPMDLYMGEMAQSALKEVGNILVSSFIMALTQFSGIPLQPSVPALAVDMIGASLDAIFLEEGVLDDTVLFIDTQLTGIPKIEGQFIFLPEEGSLKKLLGAMGV
- a CDS encoding flagellar hook-length control protein FliK; its protein translation is MSNINVLSDSFKGRIKVENPSEGKVSSQSSANAAALFASFLGDLIQPNSDPKGQNSKEGQDSEKAQGGGDPIQSLEESNGTGMLGYGNFAWLFQSLPMFQSDLPAGKEANSGEITSQGIVNSSLAEADLMNLISLNSDESIVLKRMSAQYAQGGNLGNAELDKYRQVINDLLAALSGTITDVTPQESASEVQTTRNNEIQELAKLIQGWTTALEKDGELTNSLVNSTVPKSAKAENLNLEIAKLLQGLIMSDEITQESDNVNTSNSQNNVGRNNINQLLESFADSSGDNNGTELNAKTATLLATLFPLLMDRVRGEKVPKNSNEGQLSNLMGLAENHEGTLLTRKDGTFSTNTQQRSEGTSFLKRGLLQNFNSLSEEINKANRSKTDVSGIQDDQTQSSSLGVGSPTNIVSFTSSDVKTAGLPLWEQISGVVREQVMSNQHTLKELDIQLHPEELGKVRILLRWEGGQVHLQVHANEAATGQLLQNQLSDLRHNLVNQGVNCGSLEMGHNGERQQQQQGDEARRTFHQNEPLSEDEKQDAVFNNSVGDNRINVTA
- a CDS encoding flagellar hook protein FlgE; the encoded protein is MMRSLYSAISGLKNHQVKMDVIGNNISNVNTTGYKRSRVSFSTMLSQNLKGASAPTANQGGTNTVQVGLGVMLGSIDQIMTQGSSQSTGNATDMMLQGSGFFVLNNNGQQVYTRAGGFGQDSAGTLIDPATGAKVQGYSWGADDTTPVVWGAASDIRFKLGDKLATDSFFPIRESEDGPVPVADLDAANHPEYDFGITNAENLTIDGMTRVPIGSTPAEGQFSYDPSSGILTFASNFDSASSLATIHYIDPAGSGTNNTNITVDSATQITVDYPPQAGANVYLDDLKYTLSTSDTPGNGEYVVKYLNGKYQITLGVNQEDGVTPTDADGAGLISYDFTNKAHTLTDYSIDQSGVITGVYSNGVDSVTHKIAQIAVASFANEAGLANIGGNFFSTSNNSGAASIGAAGEDGRASIVSNTVEMSNVDLSTEFTDMIVTQRGFQANSRVITVSDTLLEELINLKR